The following coding sequences lie in one Oryza brachyantha chromosome 10, ObraRS2, whole genome shotgun sequence genomic window:
- the LOC102712847 gene encoding receptor-like protein EIX2, producing MDGSSAMVVLLIGASFSFFLTTHAVNTPSCTPQERDALLSFKQGITNDSLGLLSSWRRGHGDCCSWTGVTCSSKTGHVVKLDVNNFITDSPLVGQISPSLLSLEHLQYLDLSTNLLAGPKGSVPEFLGSMKNLMHLDLSYIPFSGTVPPLLSNLTNLEYLDLSFTSFSGRLPPQLGNLSNLRHLDVSEMNNVYSTDISWLSRLHLLEYVAMSSTNLSKITDLPVVLNEIPALKQAILSNCSLPSANQSITHLNLTKLEELDLSLNYFGHPIASCWFWEVTSIKSLRLDETHLHGPFPDALGEMVLLQHLDFTSNGNAATITVDLKNLCDLESIYLDKSLSSGNITDLFDKLQCSSKLHSLSSSSNNMTGMLPTNMVHFTSLNHIDLTNNSVSGVLPRGIRKMTSLEYLHLSSNRLSGQMPLLPASLKIFHAQMNFLSGHLPLEFRGPNLENLIISSNHIAGQVPGSICESENMKHLDLSNNLFEGELPHCSRMRNLRFLLLGNNSFSGNFPHWIQSFSSLVFLDLSWNKFHGSLPRWIGDLVTLRILHLGHNMFNGDIPFNITDLRDLQYLNLADNSMSGLIPLSLSNFNEMTLKAVGDSMSTLAFDESLDTFSLAMKHEILKYGSHGVVDMVGIDLSLNRLTGGIPDEITSLDRLSNLNLSWNLLSGIIPENIGSMKSIESLDLSRNYLCGEVPSSLTDLTYLSYLDLSYNNLTGKVPSGRQLDTLYIDNPSVYNGNIGLCGPPLQKNCSSSSHEQEHGDHKGQEKDSNSMFFYYGLGSGFIVGYWVVFCALLFNKLWRVHYFCLVDKVYDKLCVSMVITWTKWIAKRNTTN from the coding sequence ATGGATGGCTCATCTGCCATGGTCGTTCTCCTCATCGGCGCCAGCTTCAGCTTCTTCCTCACCACGCATGCCGTGAATACTCCTAGCTGCACGCCACAAGAGAGAGACGCCCTCCTGTCCTTCAAGCAGGGCATCACCAACGACAGCCTGGGCCTCCTCTCCTCATGGCGGAGAGGCCACGGCGACTGCTGCTCATGGACAGGCGTCACCTGCAGCAGCAAGACCGGCCATGTCGTCAAGCTCGatgtcaacaacttcattacTGATTCACCTTTGGTTGGCCAGATAAGTCCATCTTTGCTGTCTCTCGAGCACCTGCAGTACCTCGATCTCAGCACAAACTTGCTGGCTGGGCCCAAAGGCAGTGTCCCAGAGTTCCTAGGTTCTATGAAGAACTTGATGCATCTTGATCTCTCCTACATTCCCTTCTCCGGTACAGTGCCACCCCTGCTCAGCAACCTCACCAACTTGGAATATCTCGACCTCTCCTTTACATCATTTTCTGGTAGATTACCTCCTCAGCTGGGCAACCTTTCGAATTTGCGGCATCTTGATGTTAGTGAGATGAATAATGTGTATTCGACTGACATCTCATGGTTAAGCCGTCTACATTTGTTAGAGTATGTTGCCATGAGCAGTACGAATCTCAGCAAAATAACGGATTTACCTGTCGTGCTCAACGAGATTCCAGCTCTAAAGCAGGCCATTCTTTCGAATTGTTCACTTCCAAGTGCAAACCAATCGATCACACACCTGAACCTTACCAAACTTGAGGAGCTTGACCTCTCACTGAACTACTTTGGCCATCCAATTGCATCATGCTGGTTCTGGGAAGTAACAAGCATCAAGTCACTTCGCCTAGATGAAACCCATCTTCATGGTCCCTTCCCCGATGCACTGGGCGAAATGGTGTTGCTCCAGCACCTAGATTTTACTTCCAATGGAAATGCAGCCACAATAACAGTGGACTTGAAGAACTTATGTGACCTGGAAAGCATATACCTTGACAAGAGCCTGTCATCTGGGAACATAACAGATTTGTTTGATAAGTTACAGTGTTCCAGCAAATTGCATAGCTTGAGTTCATCAAGCAATAATATGACAGGAATGCTTCCAACTAACATGGTGCACTTCACCAGCTTAAATCACATTGATCTTACTAACAACAGTGTTAGTGGCGTCCTGCCACGAGGAATCCGGAAAATGACTAGTTTGGAGTACCTACACCTCAGTTCCAATCGACTCAGTGGCCAGATGCCGTTGTTGCCGGCAAGCCTCAAGATATTCCATGCCCAAATGAACTTCTTGTCAGGGCACCTGCCGTTGGAATTCAGAGGCCCAAATCTTGAAAACCTAATTATATCCTCCAATCACATTGCTGGCCAGGTTCCTGGATCCATTTGTGAATCAGAAAACATGAAACACTTGGATTTgtcaaataatttatttgaggGAGAACTGCCTCACTGTTCTCGTATGCGAAACTTGCGTTTCCTGCTCTTAGGTAACAATAGCTTTTCTGGAAATTTTCCCCATTGGATCCAAAGCTTCTCTTCACTGGTTTTCCTGGATCTTTCATGGAACAAGTTTCATGGTTCTTTACCAAGGTGGATTGGAGACTTGGTGACCTTGCGTATTCTGCACCTGGGCCATAACATGTTCAATGGAGACATTCCATTCAACATCACAGATCTTAGAGACCTTCAATACCTGAATTTAGCAGACAACAGTATGTCAGGTTTAATTCCTCTCTCTTTGTCAAATTTTAATGAAATGACTCTAAAAGCTGTGGGTGATTCAATGTCAACCCTGGCATTTGATGAATCGCTTGATACATTTTCCCTCGCGATGAAGCATGAAATACTCAAGTATGGATCACATGGGGTGGTTGATATGGTTGGAATCGACTTATCGCTCAATCGCTTAACTGGTGGAATTCCAGATGAAATTACATCTCTCGATAGGTtgtctaatttaaatttatcatggAATCTCTTGAGTGGGATAATTCCGGAGAACATTGGGTCTATGAAATCAATAGAATCACTCGACCTCTCAAGGAACTACCTTTGTGGTGAAGTCCCATCAAGCTTGACAGATTTGACATATTTGAGTTACCTGGACCTATCATACAACAATCTTACTGGAAAAGTTCCATCAGGACGCCAACTTGACACCTTGTACATAGATAATCCATCCGTGTACAATGGAAACATTGGTCTTTGTGGCCCTCCTCTTCAAAAGAATTGTTCAAGCAGTAGTCATGAACAAGAGCATGGTGATCACAAAGGACAAGAGAAGGATTCCAATTCAATGTTCTTTTACTATGGTCTTGGATCAGGTTTTATTGTTGGTTACTGGGTTGTGTTTTGTGCTCTGCTATTCAACAAGTTATGGAGAGTCCATTATTTCTGCCTCGTGGACAAGGTATATGACAAGTTATGTGTGTCTATGGTCATTACTTGGACCAAATGGATAGCTAAAAGGAACACTACAAATTAA